The proteins below are encoded in one region of Pseudobacteroides sp.:
- a CDS encoding peptidylprolyl isomerase encodes MISNTRIVIVAVFLVLAIVVGGTIAYQVHESSNSYVATVAGEKVTTAEFKFFLRMIKNNYETKAGVDYQSDDAKKNFWKTTTNKGEAAEVTAKNDALLEVQKFKIMLMKAKQANITLDNTDLDKAKQTMDNIVLAEGDGDKAQAEKNIKKKYWITLSEYDAIYKNYMLAFGKYASIEADSIRITDSQLLKKYTEAMNKEGKITVWEVFLETVDPSSGKPLANDKVKEKTDLAKEVYSKAKNGENFDTLVANYTDDVGAKQNGGEFSVTRDEKMPQEYIDWVFNAKEGDIGLVTTNRGYYVIKRPRFDELKDSLKRTYQLDEVNKKLEEWMKDDHYKMNVNKGALNSIKLY; translated from the coding sequence ATGATAAGTAATACCAGGATAGTTATTGTTGCAGTATTTTTGGTGCTTGCCATAGTTGTTGGAGGTACGATAGCTTACCAGGTTCATGAAAGCTCCAATAGCTACGTAGCAACTGTAGCCGGTGAAAAAGTAACAACTGCAGAATTTAAGTTTTTTCTAAGGATGATTAAAAACAATTATGAAACAAAGGCTGGTGTAGATTACCAGTCCGATGATGCAAAAAAGAATTTTTGGAAAACCACAACCAATAAGGGTGAAGCAGCAGAGGTAACTGCAAAAAATGATGCCTTACTGGAAGTTCAAAAGTTTAAGATTATGCTTATGAAAGCAAAGCAAGCAAATATAACTTTAGACAATACAGACCTTGATAAGGCCAAGCAGACAATGGATAATATTGTACTTGCAGAAGGAGATGGGGATAAAGCCCAGGCGGAGAAGAATATAAAAAAGAAATACTGGATAACCCTCTCTGAATATGATGCTATTTATAAGAATTATATGCTGGCTTTCGGGAAATATGCAAGTATTGAAGCAGATAGCATAAGAATTACCGATTCCCAGCTTCTAAAAAAATATACCGAAGCTATGAATAAAGAGGGTAAGATAACTGTTTGGGAAGTGTTCTTAGAGACAGTTGACCCTTCTTCAGGAAAGCCGCTTGCAAATGATAAGGTCAAAGAAAAGACAGATCTTGCCAAGGAGGTATATTCCAAGGCCAAAAATGGAGAAAATTTTGACACACTTGTGGCCAATTATACCGATGATGTTGGTGCAAAGCAAAACGGCGGAGAATTTTCAGTCACCAGAGACGAAAAAATGCCTCAGGAATATATAGATTGGGTGTTTAACGCCAAGGAAGGCGATATTGGGCTTGTAACCACCAATAGAGGCTATTATGTAATTAAAAGACCTAGATTTGATGAATTAAAAGATAGTTTAAAGAGGACATATCAATTGGATGAAGTAAACAAGAAGCTTGAGGAATGGATGAAGGATGATCATTACAAGATGAATGTTAATAAGGGTGCACTAAACTCAATAAAACTGTACTAA